The following DNA comes from Kaistia sp. 32K.
GAGATCGCGGCCCGGGCGGACGTCTCGCTCGGCGAATTGCGCACGACCTATGACGGCAAGCTGTCGATCCTGGCCGATTTCCTGCGCCGGATCGACCGCGCCGTGCTCGATATCGCCGACGCGCCCTCGCCCGAGGAGACGGCGCGCGACCGGCTGTTCGACCTGATCATGAAGCGGCTCGATATCCTGGCGCCCTATCGCGTCGCCATCGGCCATGTCGCCGACGCCGCCCGGCGCGACCCCGGCCTCGCGCTCTGCCTGAACCGGCTGGCGCTCGACAGCGCGCGCTTCATGCTGGCCGCCGCCGATGTCTCTACCGGGGGCCTGCGCGGCGCGGCGCGGACGCAGGGCTTCGTGCTGATGACGGCGCGCATCCTGCCGGTCTGGCGCAAGGACGAGGATCCGGACCTGTCGCGCACCATGGCGGCGGTCGATCGGGCGCTCGAGCAGGCGGAG
Coding sequences within:
- a CDS encoding TetR/AcrR family transcriptional regulator, producing MATGKSAAEKSKGPTPADSIIDAFLALLAEKPFADIGLGEIAARADVSLGELRTTYDGKLSILADFLRRIDRAVLDIADAPSPEETARDRLFDLIMKRLDILAPYRVAIGHVADAARRDPGLALCLNRLALDSARFMLAAADVSTGGLRGAARTQGFVLMTARILPVWRKDEDPDLSRTMAAVDRALEQAETWSRRGDKAIDLLCRVGARFEHRRPKRRGRRDPDTAAPAA